The DNA region ACCGGCCGGCGGACGCATCCCAGCCAGCGGCGCAGGTTCTCGCGCTGGACTTCGTAGCGCCTTTCCTGCCAATCCCCGTCATCGAACATCAGGATGTTCGGCCGCGCCAGCGCGCCGCAGGCGGGGCAGGTGGGCAAAGGCGAACGCAGCAGGCAGTTTTCCTCGTCCACGTCGGGTGCGAAATCATCGGCAGGCCAGATACTGTCACTGCAAGTTGCCGCGCACTGCAGGCGATGGATCGAGCCATGGCACTCGACGATGCGGTCCTCGGCAAAGTCCGCCTTTTGGAAATGCCCGTCCACGTTGCTGGTGAACACGAAGACGCCTTGCGGTTTGCTTTCCGCCCAGCGCTTGAGGATCGCAAAGCCATTGTGCGGCGTTGTCTTGCGGTACAGCTGGAGTCGGTGCCCGTAGAAACCCCAGGCCAGCCGCGGATTGCGGCGGAAAGCTTCCGGGTTGGCGATGTCGGTGAAACCGAAGCCCTTGTGCTTCAGCGCCGGATAGGCGCGCCAGAAACCTTCCGGCCCACGGAAATCCGGCAATCCGGAATCCACGCCCATGCCCGCACCGGCGGTGATGAGCAGGCCGTCGGCTGCGGCGATCAGGTCAGCGGCGCGTGCTGCCGGAGGGCTTTGGGTCAAGGCCGTTCCTTAGCGACTCGACCACGCCGTATCGCTCACGCCCCGTTTCTTGTTTTCGTACCTCGCCATCGTGAACAGCAGGTCGCTCAGGCGGTTGATGTAGGTCAGCGCATCGGCGCTCAAGGCTTCCGACTGGTGCAGGGTCTGCAGCGCGCGCTCGGCGCGGCGGCAAACGGTGCGGGCGACGTGCAGCTGCGCGGCGCCGGGCGCGCCGCCGGGTAGGATGAAGGTCTTGAGCGGTTCCAGCGACTGGTCTAGTTCATCAATCATTTTCTCCAGCTCGGCCGTGTCGCCGGCCTGCAACTTGGGGATCGGCATATTGATCTCTTCCGGCTTCGGCACGGCGATTTCGGAGGACAGCACGAACAGCGTGTTCTGGATGCCGAGCAGCCACCCGTCCAGCGGCGGTGACAGGCCCTGCGCGCGGGCCAGGCCGATGACGCTGTTGAGTTCGTCGATCTCGCCGTAGGCCTGCAGGCGCAAGTGGTTCTTCGGCACGCGGCCGACGCTGAGTAGTTGCGTGGTGCCCTGGTCGCCGGTTTTGGTGTAGATCTTGGTCACTTTACTTCGCACCTCTCCCTGGCCCTCTCCCCAAGCGGGAGAGGGGACTGTAATCACCCGATATCCGGCCTGCACGACGCTCTGGGCCTTTCTCACAAACGGACTGGGTATTTAAAGATGAATCTAGCCTGATTCCGGGAGAATGCTCAATCAAACCGGGACCGTGGTTGCCCGAAAGGGAGTGTTACTTTAGTATCACTGTATGCGCACTGAGCTTGTTACCACTCTCAAGCGGAGAGCGACGGAACTGCTTTCCGAGCTGGAGGCGGACCGGGATCCCATCTTGATCACGCAGCATGGGCTGCCGGCTGCGTATCTGGTCGATGTTGAGACCTACGAGGCCTTGCAGAAGCGGATGGCATTGCTGGAGGCCATCGCGCGTGGCGAGCGAGCCATAGAAGAAGGCCGTACCCTGTCACATGCCGACGCACGGAAGCGGATGGCGAGATGGCTGAAATAATCTGGACAGCGCCCGCGCTGGCCGATCTGGACGCCATCGCCGATTACATCGCACTCGATAATCCACAAGCGGCCCGCCTGATCGTGCAGCGGGTGTTCCGGCATGTGGCGCAGTTGGCGGATCATCCCAGGAGCGGTTCGAAACCTTCAGAACTGCGCGGATGGCGTTATCGCCAGATCATCGAGCCGCCCTGCCGCGTCCTGTATCGGGCAGAAAAGCAGCGCGTATACATACTTGCAGTGGTGCGTGCGGAACGAAGTTTGCGTAAGGTCCGACTCTTGGAGAGGGACCGCAAACGGCGCAAATCGGGATGACATAGGGCTCAAGTGCCCGGAAACCTCCGCACCCAGGCCGGCAACGGCGGCCAGTGGCGGGCCAGCAGGCCCAGCTCGTACAGCAGCAGCTGGCGGTGCGGGTGTTCGACCGAGGTGTTGTCCAGCACCAGCGCCCAGTGCGCCAGGGTGACGGCCTGGCGGGCGAGGTCGAGGCTGCGCGTGTAGCGCGCGGCGATCCTGTCCGGCGGCACCCGATGGCCGCCGCCCTCCACCCGGGCCGACACACGCAGCGCGCACAGCGCAGGATCGCTCACGCCGATGAAGCTCAGGCGCAGGTAATAGCCCGCCTGGCGGGCGCGTTCCATCAGCTCCAGCTTGGACGGGTGGGAGAACACGGTCTCGGCGACGAAGGAGCGCCCGCTGTGGATGGCCTCGTCGCGGCGTCGCGCGGCCTCAGCCGCCGCGGCCTGCATTTCCTGGTCCGATTTCGGATGGCGACCGAGGCGTTCCTGCGCGATCTGGTCGGCGTTGATGAAGGGCACGCGGAAATGCCGACTGGCGAGGTT from Nevskiales bacterium includes:
- a CDS encoding Sir2 family NAD-dependent protein deacetylase; amino-acid sequence: MTQSPPAARAADLIAAADGLLITAGAGMGVDSGLPDFRGPEGFWRAYPALKHKGFGFTDIANPEAFRRNPRLAWGFYGHRLQLYRKTTPHNGFAILKRWAESKPQGVFVFTSNVDGHFQKADFAEDRIVECHGSIHRLQCAATCSDSIWPADDFAPDVDEENCLLRSPLPTCPACGALARPNILMFDDGDWQERRYEVQRENLRRWLGCVRRPVVIEIGAGRSVPTVRHFSESLGAPLIRINREAADASGATVSLPMNALEALQAIDPHAR
- a CDS encoding type II toxin-antitoxin system Phd/YefM family antitoxin, with the translated sequence MRTELVTTLKRRATELLSELEADRDPILITQHGLPAAYLVDVETYEALQKRMALLEAIARGERAIEEGRTLSHADARKRMARWLK
- a CDS encoding AAA family ATPase, whose product is MDVQQPVLWLIAGPNGAGKTTYYRNLASRHFRVPFINADQIAQERLGRHPKSDQEMQAAAAEAARRRDEAIHSGRSFVAETVFSHPSKLELMERARQAGYYLRLSFIGVSDPALCALRVSARVEGGGHRVPPDRIAARYTRSLDLARQAVTLAHWALVLDNTSVEHPHRQLLLYELGLLARHWPPLPAWVRRFPGT
- a CDS encoding cob(I)yrinic acid a,c-diamide adenosyltransferase — translated: MTKIYTKTGDQGTTQLLSVGRVPKNHLRLQAYGEIDELNSVIGLARAQGLSPPLDGWLLGIQNTLFVLSSEIAVPKPEEINMPIPKLQAGDTAELEKMIDELDQSLEPLKTFILPGGAPGAAQLHVARTVCRRAERALQTLHQSEALSADALTYINRLSDLLFTMARYENKKRGVSDTAWSSR
- a CDS encoding type II toxin-antitoxin system RelE/ParE family toxin; protein product: MAEIIWTAPALADLDAIADYIALDNPQAARLIVQRVFRHVAQLADHPRSGSKPSELRGWRYRQIIEPPCRVLYRAEKQRVYILAVVRAERSLRKVRLLERDRKRRKSG